The Flaviramulus sp. BrNp1-15 genome has a window encoding:
- the glgB gene encoding 1,4-alpha-glucan branching protein GlgB, producing MAQVKVHSLFTEFDINLFKSGKHYRLYEKLGSHLVTVDGIDGVYFAVWAPTAKQVSVIGDFNYWMEGEHQLNVRWDSSGIWEGFIPLIGKGSKYKYKIQSNNNDIKTEKADPYARRFEHNPNTASIVWDDDYKWKDSNWMKTRKKHNALDAPYSVYEVHLGSWKKNVEEDRFMSYYELADDLVNYVKEMNFTHVELMPIMEYPYDPSWGYQITGYFAPTSRFGYPEEFKYLVDKLHQNDIGIILDWVPSHFPEDAHGLGFFDGSHLYEHPDKRKGYHQDWKSLIFNYERNEVRSFLISNAIFWLDQYHADGLRVDAVASMLFLDYSREDGEWEPNIYGGRENLAVISFLKELNEEVYSSFPDVQTIAEESTAFPMVSKPTFVGGLGFGMKWMMGWMHDTLEYFKKDPVYRKYHQNDITFSLAYAFTENFMLPLSHDEVVYGKNSILGRMPGDEWQRFANLRLLYGYMFTHPGTKLLFMGSEFGQYNEWNFQESLDWNLLEFEPHKNAQNYYKALNKFYKTTPALYEKAFTGEGFEWISYDDHENCVISYLRKGYDSKNNVAVICNLTPTVRENYRIGVPVKGKLKEVFNSDSKEFGGSGVSNKRQITIKKTPWNGKDFSAEITLPPLAVTVFEFKP from the coding sequence ATGGCACAAGTAAAAGTTCACAGTTTATTTACAGAATTCGATATCAATCTTTTTAAATCTGGAAAGCATTATAGACTGTATGAAAAATTAGGTTCTCACTTAGTAACTGTAGATGGAATTGATGGTGTTTATTTTGCTGTTTGGGCGCCTACAGCAAAACAAGTTTCTGTAATTGGTGATTTTAATTATTGGATGGAAGGCGAACACCAGCTAAATGTTCGATGGGATTCTAGTGGTATTTGGGAAGGTTTTATTCCACTTATTGGTAAAGGCTCTAAATACAAATACAAAATTCAAAGCAATAATAACGATATAAAAACGGAAAAAGCAGACCCATATGCAAGACGTTTTGAGCACAATCCAAATACAGCCTCTATTGTTTGGGACGACGATTACAAGTGGAAAGACAGCAACTGGATGAAAACCCGGAAAAAGCATAATGCTTTAGACGCTCCATATTCTGTTTACGAAGTGCATTTAGGGTCTTGGAAGAAAAATGTAGAGGAAGATAGGTTTATGTCGTATTATGAATTGGCAGACGACTTAGTGAACTATGTAAAAGAGATGAATTTTACACATGTAGAACTTATGCCAATTATGGAATATCCTTATGATCCTTCTTGGGGTTATCAAATAACAGGATATTTTGCACCAACATCACGTTTTGGTTACCCTGAAGAGTTTAAATATTTAGTAGATAAACTACATCAAAATGATATAGGAATTATTTTAGATTGGGTACCATCACATTTCCCAGAAGATGCTCACGGTTTAGGCTTTTTTGATGGTTCGCATTTATACGAACACCCAGATAAACGCAAAGGCTATCATCAAGATTGGAAAAGTTTAATTTTTAATTATGAACGTAATGAAGTGCGTTCCTTTTTAATAAGTAATGCTATTTTTTGGCTCGATCAATACCACGCCGATGGTTTACGTGTAGACGCTGTGGCTTCTATGCTGTTTTTAGATTATTCTCGTGAAGATGGCGAATGGGAACCAAACATTTACGGTGGCAGAGAAAATCTGGCTGTTATTAGTTTTTTAAAAGAATTAAATGAAGAAGTTTACTCGTCATTTCCAGATGTACAAACTATTGCCGAAGAGTCAACCGCTTTTCCTATGGTTTCTAAACCTACATTTGTTGGCGGATTAGGATTTGGTATGAAATGGATGATGGGATGGATGCACGATACGCTTGAATACTTTAAAAAAGATCCTGTTTATAGAAAATACCATCAAAACGATATTACTTTTAGTTTAGCTTATGCTTTTACCGAGAATTTTATGCTGCCTTTATCTCATGACGAAGTGGTGTATGGTAAAAACTCTATTTTAGGCAGAATGCCTGGTGACGAGTGGCAACGTTTTGCTAATCTTCGTTTGTTATACGGTTATATGTTTACACATCCTGGAACAAAACTATTGTTTATGGGTAGTGAGTTTGGGCAATACAATGAATGGAATTTTCAAGAAAGCCTAGATTGGAATTTACTAGAATTTGAACCTCATAAAAACGCTCAAAACTATTATAAAGCATTAAATAAGTTCTACAAAACAACACCTGCTTTATATGAAAAAGCCTTTACTGGAGAAGGTTTTGAATGGATAAGTTACGACGACCATGAAAACTGTGTAATTTCATACCTTAGAAAAGGTTATGATTCAAAAAATAATGTAGCTGTTATTTGTAATTTAACGCCAACTGTTAGAGAAAACTATCGTATAGGTGTGCCTGTTAAGGGTAAACTAAAAGAAGTTTTTAATAGCGATTCTAAAGAATTTGGTGGTAGTGGTGTTTCTAACAAAAGACAAATCACTATCAAAAAAACACCTTGGAATGGTAAAGATTTTTCAGCTGAAATCACATTACCTCCATTGGCTGTTACTGTTTTCGAATTTAAACCATAA